One Algibacter sp. L3A6 genomic region harbors:
- a CDS encoding LytR/AlgR family response regulator transcription factor: MKCVIIDDEPLAIDVVESYVQQVGGIEIVAKCTNPLEAIILLNKHQVDLVFLDIEMPNLTGIDLVKAIDNMPQFIFTTAYPEYALDGFNLNATDYLVKPIPFHRFLKAISRAKEKYELENKVVVSPQVSETAAPVAVDNFIFVKSEYENIKINIDTIVYLQGLKDYIKIYTSDTQKPILTLSSFKDILDKLPPSKFIRVHKSYVVSIEHIKAIQKSKILVADMRIPVGETYKDTVMKRLGV, translated from the coding sequence ATGAAGTGTGTAATTATAGACGACGAACCTCTAGCTATTGATGTAGTAGAATCTTATGTGCAGCAAGTTGGCGGTATAGAAATTGTCGCAAAGTGCACAAACCCACTAGAAGCCATTATTCTTTTGAACAAACACCAAGTAGATTTAGTGTTTTTAGATATTGAAATGCCAAACTTAACCGGTATCGATCTTGTAAAAGCTATAGACAATATGCCGCAATTTATATTCACAACGGCATATCCAGAATACGCTTTAGACGGTTTTAACTTAAATGCTACAGATTATTTAGTAAAACCAATTCCGTTTCATAGATTTTTAAAAGCCATTTCTCGTGCAAAAGAAAAGTATGAGCTGGAGAATAAAGTAGTTGTAAGTCCGCAAGTATCAGAAACAGCAGCACCTGTTGCGGTTGATAATTTTATTTTCGTTAAATCGGAATATGAAAACATTAAAATAAACATAGACACTATTGTTTATTTACAAGGCTTAAAAGATTACATTAAAATTTACACCTCAGATACTCAAAAGCCGATATTAACTTTATCTAGTTTTAAGGACATATTAGATAAACTTCCTCCGTCAAAATTTATAAGAGTTCATAAATCTTACGTTGTGAGCATAGAACATATAAAAGCTATTCAAAAATCTAAAATTTTGGTGGCAGACATGCGTATTCCTGTTGGAGAAACTTATAAGGATACCGTTATGAAACGATTGGGTGTTTAA